In Anaerostipes hadrus ATCC 29173 = JCM 17467, a single genomic region encodes these proteins:
- the aspS gene encoding aspartate--tRNA ligase — protein MSDMYRTRTMDQISEGDIGAQLKIAGWVENIRDHGGVSFIDLRDMYGVMQVVLRDTSLLDHVRKEECLSVEGVIQHRDEETFNPKIPTGTIELEAHKIDILGKVYRDLPFEIATSKEIREDVRLKYRYLDMRNRKVKDNILFRSKVIRFLREKMEDMGFVEVQTPILCASSPEGARDYVVPSRKYKGKFYALPQAPQQYKQLLMVSGIDKYYQIAPCFRDEDARADRSPGEFYQLDFEMAFATQEDVFKIGEEVLTETFKKFAPEGSVITEAPYPIFSYKEAMLQFGSDKPDLRNPLRIIDVTDFFQRCTFKPFHGQTVRAINVHAKLSKGQHEKLLKFAQSIGMGGLGYLEVKEELKYKGPIDKFIPDDMKMELAEMAGLQEGDTIFFIAAPEKAACIYAGQIRNELGSRLDLLEKDAYRFCYINDFPMYEIDEETGKLGFTHNPFSMPQGGLEALNEKDPLDILAYQYDIVCNGVELSSGAVRNHDMEIMEKAFDIAGYDKETLKDKFGALYNAFQFGAPPHAGMAPGVDRMIMLLRNEENIREIIAFPMSGTAQDLMCGAPNEITEQQLREVHIKVRD, from the coding sequence ATGTCAGACATGTACCGTACCAGAACCATGGACCAGATTTCTGAAGGTGACATCGGAGCACAATTAAAGATCGCCGGATGGGTAGAGAATATCCGTGACCACGGTGGAGTATCATTTATCGACTTACGCGATATGTATGGAGTGATGCAGGTTGTATTAAGAGATACAAGTTTATTAGACCATGTAAGAAAAGAAGAATGTTTATCTGTAGAAGGTGTGATCCAGCACAGAGACGAAGAAACATTTAACCCTAAGATTCCTACAGGAACGATCGAATTAGAAGCACACAAGATCGATATCTTAGGAAAAGTATACAGAGATCTTCCATTCGAGATCGCAACAAGTAAAGAAATCCGTGAAGATGTTCGTTTAAAATATCGTTACCTTGATATGAGAAACAGAAAGGTAAAAGATAACATTTTATTCCGTTCCAAAGTCATCCGTTTCTTAAGAGAAAAGATGGAAGACATGGGATTCGTAGAAGTTCAGACACCGATCCTTTGTGCATCATCACCAGAAGGAGCTCGTGACTACGTAGTGCCTTCAAGAAAATACAAAGGTAAATTTTACGCATTACCACAGGCACCACAGCAGTATAAACAGTTACTGATGGTATCTGGAATCGACAAATACTATCAGATCGCACCATGCTTCAGAGATGAAGATGCTCGTGCAGACCGTTCTCCAGGAGAATTCTATCAGTTAGACTTCGAGATGGCATTTGCAACACAGGAAGATGTCTTCAAGATCGGAGAAGAAGTATTAACAGAGACATTTAAGAAATTTGCACCAGAAGGAAGTGTGATCACAGAAGCACCATACCCAATCTTCAGCTACAAAGAAGCAATGCTGCAGTTTGGTAGTGACAAACCAGACCTTCGTAACCCATTAAGAATCATCGATGTGACAGACTTTTTCCAGAGATGTACATTCAAACCATTCCATGGACAGACAGTACGTGCGATCAATGTTCATGCAAAACTTTCCAAAGGACAGCATGAAAAACTGTTAAAATTCGCTCAGTCAATCGGTATGGGTGGACTTGGATACTTAGAAGTCAAAGAAGAACTGAAATACAAAGGACCAATTGATAAATTTATTCCAGATGATATGAAGATGGAATTAGCTGAAATGGCTGGATTACAGGAAGGAGATACGATCTTCTTCATCGCAGCACCAGAAAAAGCTGCTTGCATCTATGCAGGACAGATCCGTAATGAATTAGGAAGCAGATTAGACCTGTTAGAAAAAGACGCATACCGTTTCTGCTACATCAATGATTTCCCAATGTATGAAATCGATGAAGAAACAGGTAAATTAGGATTTACACATAACCCATTCTCTATGCCACAGGGTGGATTAGAAGCATTAAATGAAAAAGATCCATTAGATATCTTAGCATACCAGTATGATATCGTATGTAACGGAGTAGAATTATCATCAGGAGCCGTTCGTAACCATGACATGGAGATCATGGAAAAAGCATTCGACATCGCAGGATATGACAAAGAAACATTAAAAGACAAATTTGGAGCATTATACAATGCATTCCAGTTCGGTGCACCACCACATGCAGGAATGGCACCAGGAGTAGACCGTATGATCATGTTACTTCGCAACGAAGAGAACATCCGAGAGATCATCGCTTTCCCAATGAGCGGAACAGCACAGGATCTGATGTGCGGAGCACCAAACGAAATTACAGAACAGCAGCTTCGTGAAGTGCATATTAAGGTTAGAGATTAA
- a CDS encoding GNAT family N-acetyltransferase, translating to MKIKNVTIKDFDTAYEYIKKLWDYNTYDYETTKEVYEKVLQDENSFAFLAIEDDGTFHGFCHGDYFQTFWMSGLTCYVSSLITNEEDRGKGYGVKLLDHAKKLAKERGCKAITLDSGLPRVQAHGFYEHYGFEKSCYGFELAL from the coding sequence ATGAAGATCAAAAATGTAACAATCAAAGATTTTGACACAGCCTATGAATACATCAAAAAACTCTGGGACTACAACACCTACGACTATGAAACAACCAAAGAAGTCTACGAAAAAGTACTACAAGACGAAAACAGTTTTGCATTTTTGGCAATAGAAGACGATGGAACTTTTCATGGATTCTGCCATGGAGATTATTTTCAGACCTTCTGGATGTCAGGGCTTACCTGCTATGTATCAAGTTTGATCACAAACGAAGAAGACCGAGGTAAAGGATATGGTGTAAAATTATTAGATCATGCAAAGAAATTGGCAAAAGAACGAGGATGTAAAGCAATCACTTTAGACTCCGGACTGCCAAGAGTACAAGCTCACGGATTTTATGAACACTATGGATTTGAAAAAAGCTGTTATGGATTTGAATTAGCTTTGTAG
- a CDS encoding DUF523 domain-containing protein, with the protein MKILVSACLLGIDCKYNGKNNKNDKIIELLKDHELIPVCPEIMGGLPTPRIPAEIHQNKVIAKDGKDVTKQYQKGAKETLKIAKLYNCHTAILKEKSPSCGCGKVYDGTFTGTLINGDGITARLLKEHGIKITGETTLDITE; encoded by the coding sequence ATGAAAATATTAGTCAGTGCCTGCCTGTTAGGAATCGATTGCAAATATAACGGAAAAAACAACAAAAATGATAAAATCATAGAATTACTAAAAGACCATGAACTAATTCCAGTCTGTCCAGAGATCATGGGAGGACTGCCAACACCAAGAATTCCGGCAGAAATACATCAAAACAAAGTTATCGCAAAAGATGGCAAAGATGTTACAAAACAATACCAAAAAGGTGCCAAAGAGACACTAAAAATTGCAAAGTTATATAACTGTCACACAGCGATCCTAAAAGAAAAAAGTCCATCTTGTGGCTGTGGCAAAGTCTATGATGGAACATTTACAGGCACGCTGATCAATGGGGACGGAATCACAGCTAGATTATTAAAAGAACATGGAATCAAAATCACAGGGGAAACAACCTTAGATATCACAGAATAA
- a CDS encoding alpha/beta hydrolase has protein sequence MNNKQKLLTATAITGTIVSASAFTVFDYAICRRKKQPDVRKKEKWKPYLDYVLKEQEWLKEHQEQELKEIRSKDGLTLRAAYIPRENTKGTIICMHGYHSTNDIEFVPEVRFLWNLGYSILLPWQRSHGKSEGRYITYGVKERHDLKRWILYTNRHLAAKNKDIFLCGISMGCATTLMAADLDLPDNVKGIIADCGFTSPWDIIKHVAKERFHLPPFPLMYMVDLISEVVAGFGLKEVSIPEIMKRNKIPVLFIHGDADDYVPMCMTIKNYEACASKKELYIVSGAGHALAFSKDMEEGKRRIKNFINKYKTI, from the coding sequence ATGAACAACAAACAAAAACTATTAACCGCAACAGCGATCACAGGAACTATTGTCAGTGCATCTGCATTTACTGTCTTCGATTATGCGATCTGTCGAAGAAAAAAACAGCCAGATGTCCGTAAAAAAGAAAAATGGAAACCATATCTTGATTACGTTTTAAAAGAACAAGAATGGCTAAAAGAACACCAAGAACAAGAATTAAAAGAGATCAGATCAAAAGACGGACTAACACTACGGGCAGCCTACATCCCAAGAGAAAATACCAAAGGAACTATTATCTGCATGCACGGTTACCATTCAACAAACGATATCGAATTCGTACCGGAAGTCCGATTTCTATGGAATCTTGGATACAGCATTCTTCTTCCATGGCAGAGAAGCCACGGAAAAAGCGAAGGACGCTATATTACTTATGGAGTGAAAGAACGCCATGATCTCAAACGATGGATTTTGTATACCAATCGGCATCTGGCAGCCAAGAACAAAGATATTTTTCTATGTGGAATTTCTATGGGGTGTGCTACAACCTTAATGGCAGCAGATCTGGACCTTCCAGACAATGTAAAAGGAATTATTGCTGACTGCGGATTCACTTCTCCATGGGATATCATCAAACACGTAGCCAAAGAAAGATTTCATCTTCCACCATTTCCATTAATGTACATGGTAGATTTGATCAGTGAAGTAGTAGCAGGATTTGGATTGAAAGAAGTCAGCATCCCAGAAATCATGAAACGAAACAAGATTCCAGTGTTGTTTATCCATGGAGATGCAGACGATTACGTTCCGATGTGTATGACAATCAAAAATTATGAAGCCTGTGCATCAAAGAAAGAACTCTATATTGTTTCAGGAGCAGGACACGCACTAGCATTTTCAAAAGATATGGAAGAGGGAAAACGAAGAATCAAAAATTTCATAAATAAATATAAGACGATCTAA
- a CDS encoding TRM11 family SAM-dependent methyltransferase: protein MINRLCKRLNQNIEVRQSLSSLRQEIKDSSKRELLLSWIHDGDLDLSVFLENEDAKTRKNAALLIGDLALSSESDAVFHAYQTEDTRFAKEAYLTALKSLNAAPYVDVFRKRYEELSLYEASDDEKKHVEHELHALSELINTIEPFKKHRFLGGRQTFHCIFRTNPLHPEITAALMEESSAASSKMGVRVKTNHLNRLLPIRTYNELLFQIPGMVSCKPDADVAASVIAGSNLMALLENTHEGDFPFYFRIGVKSRMALSERSKFAKKVASKLEELTAHKLRNSTSHYEFEIRMIEGKSGDYYLLVKLNTIVDRRFSYREEFIPTSIKPVNAALLVELAKDYMIPDAQILDPFCGVGTMLIERQKVVKGNTSYGIDHSPEAIEKAIYNTNLADQIVHYINKDCFTFTHDYPFDEIFTEMPYATGQKTEAEIREVYEKFFPFAKRVLGPEGTIIMYTRNREYVKQFAVKSNFRILKEIKITQRPESYLIILK, encoded by the coding sequence ATGATCAATCGTTTATGTAAAAGATTAAATCAAAATATCGAAGTACGTCAGTCTTTAAGTTCCCTGCGTCAGGAGATCAAAGATTCTTCTAAAAGAGAGCTTTTGTTGTCTTGGATCCATGATGGTGATCTGGACTTATCCGTATTTTTAGAAAATGAAGATGCAAAAACAAGAAAAAATGCTGCTCTTTTGATCGGTGATCTGGCACTTTCTTCTGAAAGCGATGCTGTATTTCATGCTTATCAGACAGAAGATACACGTTTTGCAAAAGAGGCTTATTTAACTGCTTTAAAATCTTTAAATGCGGCTCCTTATGTAGATGTTTTCCGAAAACGTTATGAAGAATTATCTCTTTATGAAGCTTCTGACGATGAGAAAAAGCATGTAGAACATGAACTTCATGCACTTTCTGAACTGATCAATACTATCGAACCATTTAAGAAGCATAGATTTTTAGGCGGCCGCCAGACATTTCATTGTATTTTCCGCACTAACCCATTACACCCGGAAATTACTGCTGCCTTGATGGAAGAATCTTCAGCTGCTTCTTCAAAAATGGGCGTGCGTGTAAAGACAAATCATCTGAATCGTTTATTACCGATCCGCACATACAATGAATTGTTATTTCAGATTCCAGGCATGGTTTCATGTAAACCTGATGCTGATGTTGCTGCATCCGTGATCGCTGGTTCGAATTTAATGGCATTATTAGAAAATACTCATGAAGGGGATTTTCCTTTTTATTTCCGAATCGGAGTGAAAAGCCGTATGGCACTTTCTGAACGTTCCAAATTTGCGAAGAAAGTTGCTTCGAAATTAGAAGAGCTGACAGCACATAAATTAAGAAATTCTACGTCTCATTATGAATTTGAGATCCGTATGATAGAAGGTAAATCTGGGGATTATTATTTATTAGTGAAATTAAATACGATCGTTGATCGTCGTTTTAGTTACCGCGAGGAGTTCATTCCAACAAGTATCAAACCAGTCAATGCTGCTTTGCTTGTGGAACTTGCCAAAGATTACATGATCCCAGATGCGCAGATTCTTGATCCTTTCTGTGGGGTTGGTACGATGCTGATCGAGCGTCAGAAGGTTGTAAAAGGGAATACTTCTTATGGTATCGATCATTCTCCAGAAGCCATTGAGAAAGCGATCTATAACACAAATCTTGCAGACCAGATCGTTCATTATATCAATAAGGATTGTTTTACATTTACCCATGACTATCCTTTTGATGAAATCTTTACGGAGATGCCTTATGCGACTGGCCAGAAGACAGAAGCGGAGATTCGTGAGGTTTATGAGAAGTTCTTTCCATTTGCCAAAAGAGTTCTTGGACCTGAAGGAACAATCATTATGTATACAAGAAACCGTGAATATGTAAAACAGTTCGCTGTAAAATCCAATTTTAGAATTCTGAAAGAAATCAAGATCACACAGCGGCCGGAAAGTTATCTTATAATCTTAAAATAG
- a CDS encoding GNAT family N-acetyltransferase, whose translation MKHITIKRAEQADVDVIMQLMQEAVDTVKVSDWFLPDNRQYIEEHISDRGFTLKALSSNNEILGFFIVDLPGESKHNLGYDLNYDDHKIHKVAHMDYAVVTSKARGLGLQRRFFKEAEKQLEDTIYEYFLGTVHPDNIYSRTNFVKAGYREARQMSKYGGMQRIIMEKEK comes from the coding sequence ATGAAACATATAACGATCAAGAGAGCAGAGCAGGCAGATGTCGATGTGATCATGCAATTGATGCAAGAAGCAGTGGATACTGTGAAGGTTTCCGATTGGTTTCTGCCAGATAACAGACAATATATAGAAGAACACATAAGCGACCGGGGATTTACATTGAAGGCTTTATCAAGTAACAATGAGATCTTGGGCTTTTTTATTGTCGATCTTCCGGGAGAGTCAAAACATAATCTTGGATATGATCTGAATTATGACGATCATAAGATACACAAAGTTGCACATATGGACTACGCAGTTGTGACAAGTAAAGCAAGAGGTTTGGGGCTTCAGAGAAGATTTTTCAAAGAGGCAGAGAAACAATTAGAAGACACGATATATGAATACTTCCTTGGAACCGTTCATCCGGATAATATCTACAGTCGGACAAACTTTGTCAAAGCAGGTTACAGGGAAGCAAGACAAATGTCAAAATATGGTGGTATGCAACGTATCATCATGGAAAAGGAGAAATGA